The DNA sequence TGGCCAGCGTCCATGAGAATAACCTGTATGGGAAGTGCACTCTGGGGGATCGCTGGTCCAGCCAGCAGGGCAGCAACCCCAATCTGCCGGAGGGGGATGGAACCTGGAGCAACAAGGTTACGTTTGGGTCTCCTGAGGCTGCCACCTCTGATGACTACAAGGTGAACCACTCAGTGCTGCCCCTCAGACCCGACACCTCCCACTGAACTCACCATCTCACAGTACTGACCTCTCttacagcactgaccatctcaCAGCATTAACCAAATCACAGCCCTGACTATCTCACAGAACTaactaactcacagcactgactatCTCACAGTACTGACCATCACACAGAACTAACCAACTCAGAGTACTGACCTCTCACAAAACTAACCCCTCTCACAATACTGACCCCTTTAGCAGAACTAACCATCTAGCACTGAACCTATCACAGTACTGACCACTTCAAGAGAACTAAGCATCTCATAGCACTGAAATTCTCACAGTACTGACCCATTGCACAAAACTGACCCCTCTCACAGAACTAACCATCTCACAGTACTGACCCCTCTTACAAAAATGACCACCCACACCCATCCCCCGCAGAATTGACCCTTCTACATTTCTGCAGTACTGACCTCATTGACAGAGCTGGTCCTTCCTCCTGTCTCAGGTTCATAAAGATAGCCAGTCCAAAAGCACAGTGTACAGTTTACAAGAAAAAAGATCCTTATATAAAAGGAGGACTGAGACATACATGAAGAAATGGGAGAAGAGAAGGGCAgttcttttctcatttttattgcatgctgggattatAAAGATGCATATGTTGGTATTCAAATTGTAACACTATGATTAATAATTTAGTCCCATCCCATCTTTCATCTCAAGTTACTAAAGCTAGTTTTCAACACTGGTTTTTATCTTTGTGTGGGTtccgtgttctagaaccccgggtattatgacatcacagcggaAGACGTGTCCGTGTGGCATGTTCGGAACAATGCAGAGATGAAAGAATGGATCGCCAAGTCCATCTTGCGCTACCACACAGAGACCAGCTTCCTGACTTTACAGGGAGGAAACCTCTACCAGCTGTTCAAGGTATTGCATCTAtttatgtattaatgtatttggGAAGGCATTCATGCTTAAAACCACAAACAGCTGACTATCTAACAGCTGAAAGTACAATCTGCAAAATAAACTCTAGTTATTCATGTAATAAAGTAACTATATTTGTTTTGCAGAGCAGTCAGAAATGGGTTTTGCTGATGCTGATTGTCTTTCTGTGTTTCAGCGCTACCCTGTGAGATTCAATGCGGGCGCATGCAACACTGACAAAGGCCCAACTGTTCCTATAGTGTACGATTTTGGGAATGGAGAAACTACTGCAAATCTGTATGGCCCAAACGCAAGGGGTATGAAAGCATTAGAAACAGCCAGTtgtgtgtattagaaacagcacagaccaatGTGTGTATTATAAACAGCATGGAGTAGTGTGTGCTATAAATAGTACAGACTGATGTGTGttttagaaacagcacagactagTGTGTAttacaaacagcacagaccggtgtgtgtattagaaacagcacagactggagtgtgtattagaaacagcacagaccggtgtgtgtatacagacagcacagaccggtgtgtgtattataaacagcacagactggtgtgtgtattagaaacagcacagactggagTGTGTtatagaaacagcacagactgttGTGTGtcttagaaacagcacagacaaatGTGTGTATTATAAACAGCATGGAGTAGTGTGTGCTAGAAATAGTACAGACTGATGTGTGttttagaaacagcacagactagTGTGTAttacaaacagcacagaccggtgtgtgtattagaaacagcacagactggagtgtgtattagaaacagcacagaccggTGTGTGtattaaaaacagcacagactggtgtgtgtattagaaaaAGCACAGACTGGAGTGTGTtatagaaacagcacagactgttGTGTGtcttagaaacagcacagactgttgtgtgtattagaaacagcacagaccggTGTGTGTATTATAAACAGCACAGACCGGTGTGTGTATTATAAAAAGCACAGACTGGTCtgtgtattagaaacagcacagactggagTGTGTcatagaaacagcacagactgttGTGTGTATTAGAAACGGCACAGACcggtgtgtgtattagaaacagcacagaccggtgtgtgtattagaaacagcacagactggtgtATTAGAGAAATAGTACAGACcggtgtgtgtattagaaacagcacagattggtgtgtgtattataaacagcacagactggtgtgtgttagagaaacagcacagattggtgtgtgtattagaaacagcacagaccggtgtgtgtattataaacagcacagactggtgtgtgtattagaaacagcacagactggtgtgtgtaacagaaacagcacagactggttTGTGTATTAGACACAGCAAAGACcagtgtgtgtattagaaacaACACAGACTGTTGTGTGTATTAGAAACGGCACAGACcggtgtgtgtattagaaacagcacagactggtgtgtgtattagacacagcacagaccagtgtgtgtattagaaacaACACAGACTGTTGTGTGTATTAGAAACGGCACAGACCGGTGAgtgtattagaaacagcacagaccggTGTGTATAGAGACAGCACAGACCGTtgtgtgtattagaaacagcacagaccggtgtgtgtgttagaaacagcacagaccagtgtgtgtattagaaacagTACAGACCGGTGTGTGTAttataaacagcacagactggtgtgtgttAGAGAAACAGCATggactggtgtgtgtattagaaacagcacagaccggTGCGTGTATTATACACAGCACAGACCGGTGTGTGTATTATAAACAGCACAGAttggtgtgtgtattagaaacaACACAGActggcctgtaatgtaatgtaatgagtgtaTTACAACCCATACTGATATGCTTATGGAGACAACACAGACAGAGATGTTATCATTCTCTTCTCATTTTTGTTACAGGGGAGTTTACTGCAGGTTTTATCACTTTCCGAGTCTTCAACAATGAGAGGGCAGCTATGGCCATCTGCTCTGGAGTCAGTCCCAGGGGATGCAACACAGAAACTGTAAGACTGCTTATAGCATGTTGTGCTTTATAGGACATGCATATGACTGCTTATAGCATGGCGTGCTTCATAAGACATACATATGACTGCTTATAGCATGGTGTGCTTCATAAGACATACATATGACTGCTTATAGCATGGTGTGCTTTATAAGACATACATATGACTGCTTATAGCATGTTGTGCTTTATAGGACATGCATATGCCTGCTTATAGCATGGCAGGATTTTTAAGACATACATATGACTGCTTATAGCATGGTGTGCTTCATAAGACATACATATGACTGCTTATAGCATGGTGTGCTTTATAAGACATACATATGACTATATCTAAAGCAAAGTGTTCATTGGAGTGTATAATAATGGCTAGCTATGATTACTCTAAGTTAGAACTAAGGAATAACTGGCATGTTCACTGTGCACagttcatttaaacagaaagctATTTCCCCATGTGCTCACCACTACTTTAAATTAGGAAATATCTGAATTAGAAAGTAAGCTAGAATTTCTTAATAAGAGAtatttgtttgaaaacaaactgcCCACGTCTACTACTGTTGGGAAGTTTGATTCATTAAACTGAATCAGTATGTTTGAGTCAGTTCATCTAAATGAATCGTACTTTCCAGTCATTGAttcattcaatttattttcccagACTGCAGTGCGCCTCCGGCTCCTACGTGATGCTTTGTTTTGGTTCTGCTGACAATAAATCACTTTTTCCGAATATAGGGTATAGCAGGGAAATAACTAACGGCTTTAGTTTTTGAcattattctgaaaatataactagagatgcattaataatttttttatacaaataaccttggctatgattacaccaCCATGAAATTTGATGTTACCATTTTGActaaagttaaagttgagttAAGTAAATGCAGATTCAACTCAGATTGGgagttgaacaaatccaatcaattgtTTTAAGAATAGTCGACTGACATCAGACTAATAACgctgatggggggggtggggagggtctACACGTCtgcctggctagcaatcccagcaagctgCTATATCAAAAATATCTGCGATCTGTTTGTCACTAAACGTCTGTTTTACGATTACATACATCAGGATTCCTTGACATAAACACAATACAGTAGCCGAAAAACACTTCCGGTGAAAAATAATTCACTTGCaaatagccaaaacagacttctGGAAATATCTGccgaaatatttattgaactctccTGGCGTTcgttggagacaaagagatgaTAATTCTGCATGTTTACCTGAAATACGTTGTTAAAGGCAAGCTTGATGCAACTATCTAAAAAGTGAGTGTTGCATTTTACCGTGGATTAGGTTTTGCCCCGGCTGCCTTATTTATACTATAGCCATGCTTAAGCTCGGTTCACAACGTCAAAGGTTATAACTACTATTGAAACAACATAGGCTAGAGTAATACTCAGTactgtaatgataataataactataatattatgtttattgCATTTAGATGGGTCCACTTGGAACATTTTTGTCCTTAGCGTGATGTTGAAAGTTTACATAAAGTTGCTTTACACAACGATGTAATTTGATTGATTCAGAATATTATTCTATGTTTACAACGTTATGATACTAAAATGCATCTCTGACAAGCACAGGGGTTAAACTGGGGGTAAATGCGGGTGGACGGTGTTCACCCAcctttgataaataaataaatcattttgaccggcaattttacaaataactatgacaatccagtccatttaggCTCCAGTCCAGTGGCGGCTGGCGATAAACATTTTGGGGGGGCGCAGTTTTGGGGgtgacaaacaaactgaagcagcacttcatagctaagcaaaataaataaataaataaataaataaatctaaaaacaacacaacacactaatgttgcctaaacactGACCAGTACCACTACTTGAACAAAATTTGTcctccttaataatataaaataatatgtagagatgacaaaatgcccatttcacctacatcacctaaagttaccaacaggcaacagctcaatttctaaatatggaactactaaagtcatttttactgccagttacattctatgaagtcataaaaagagtaggaaaatattagctaaccCCAAGGTCATTATAGagccttctgctgccatcttctggacaaaatgtgaatatgtgaatgctGAAGTTGATAGGAAgcaacaaaattcaccaacccACGGAATATCCCGGGATTATcggagctctcactctcatccTGGCTACGCAAAGCCAACtcaaaggctccacaaaatttcacacagtctattattctggacaggatgtgtcgATTTTGTCACCTCTTCGTTGTGCCTTCTAATGCCAATCCTGTAGCCTTCATCTAGCTGTTCAGCAGATGTTATAGGTCTTGTACCCCCGTCGTTGTCCACAAGGCTTCGGCGCCGACACTCTGAAATAGCAAACAGgaaaagcaataaaaggcattacttacaccacatccagctagccaactccGTTAGTCATAACAAGAGCGGGAGAAGCCCCGGGGGTAGGCTCATCCTCGATCActtgcctgctgctgaatttgtaaaTCGGGTCGGTCCGGTCCAAGCTCcgttattctattttttttcttccagtgaacgCCTTGTGAAAGGGCGTTTTTGTAAGGAAATGACcgaattttctttgatttccgcAGATCCACTTGAAGTTGCCATCTCCTGAAAATACCGGTCAGCTAGCTAAGGAGCAGGAGTGACAGTTGCGCATCCGTAGCTATATTAATGGTAGGAAAAATctgaagcaaccatttagagAGCAGCCTCGGGTCACCTGCTTGCCAAAAGTTGAAGGACTTACATACACACTGGCTGTGTCCGAATAGTCAAAATtacgtcctatgtcttttcctagCCACTTTCgcttgacctcgatggaaaacgtcatgaggttatggaaagatgtgaaggagaattcataaggacttagaaaagacaaccgcggtgctaagagaatccgactgcacttacactaggctacgtaattatgcgacggcggatgttattgacgtggGTCTGCTGTGgaaaactacaatgttccgaagGCGGACTACCAAAAGCGCATCTTAAATACTTTGCCCTGTGCGTTCTTACCGTGTTGttaaatattacttcattaccaaggttggaattgaaaaaaaaaagaatataggctaccagtcacaaaagtgaaacaaaatggttgtcacattgagaatggttgctcacgctcacctTGTGTATATACAGACCCCGCATTGGCCTTTTGACCGTACCTCAACGTCGCCGCcatattggaccaggcaagactggcctgaaaacaaatacaagtaggcttagcatttagagaattcgaacagctcttatcatggctgccacttaagccgcgtttccaccgcaggaactataccccggaactaggaaccttttgaggaactcagtgcgtttccaccgcaggaactagggtctaaatttagttcctggggctttattttaccccccaaaaggttcctgctcggggggtagtactttccgaaagtacaggaaccttttggatggagcttgcagcgctgaacatttctgattggtcgagtactcgcagcatttttttgtgttttttgttttcaggcgccatgtttaatAATAagcaggcgcaaaccaatttattttcataataacttcaaatcaaacttgtatgttatgcggcgcagtagcctacttttggttatagcctgccaacgtcttggaattataacgtgtgctcttctgctcttttcttgctttagtattcgttttataaaatgctaagcattcgtgctgggacagcatattacgtactaaaacattcaaacggattaattcggttgctgaatattttcttccggattttctttgttagccctttgtaattgactcaaaacgtttgatacagttatgtgaggtatgcagtagttctgcgtaattaacattggtgatacagtaaaagcaaactggaaatcaccttccgcactttttgtcagggtaaaataaaaggttaattctagtaaccgtccctttagctttttcagactgccgtaattttactccattttactgccattcttcaattccacgaaaagaccaggaagactatggactaatttatggtgcatggttcgcatctggagggcacacttcgctgctcggctagcagtaacttcgaaggaaagcaaacggtggctgtaccactactaatttacattttcacgcaagtgcgagttttcgttctattcttgtcattttgcgattagcctatatggaattgacgacgagaaagtaatcaaacagcaaattgtttacaacgtgtgcatgttttctgctgttgttgccagttatacatataaatgtgaatgcattctgtcgcttcggatgtcaagacatgaatgttcgcataaaaacataatgaatgtgtttgagaggatatatgaaaatcaataaatacaaaagtaaccatatatagtaattgttggtaacccgttgtatataagtggaataaacccctccgggctgtcccggttattagaaaataatgtaggctacttcggtggtagtatggggttacagaagaaatcatatgacagatggaccgacgacaacatcgctttttcatacgtcagtgggctaatttgcctaatctttgcggtactttagaccccggtggaaacgcagacaaccattggctgaaggaaccttttagttcctggtaaagtagttcctgggactgaaagttctgggtaattttggtggaaatgcGGCTTTAGATACTTCCGGggcatttcactcagttaggaaccttcctaagcaaaaaagactattcggaccaagcggccaaaaccagacttcgtttttgaagcttatttcctggtgttgttgttcctggttgctcactagcgccactacggttggctccagtataggtgttttcatatccggtttccatgtaagtctacggtacaaatgcggtcaaaatacaaagtcaataattttttctcatgacaacaaatagtcacaatatgtgtattttattcatcttatgactgtccatgggtcgatttcatgatttattgtgtcatttgggcactgttataatatttgttgtggaccaatgaggtacagtttgcgtcacttcctgattactgtgGAGGACTAGGCTACAGTaagggctacagtctatggtcactgggatgggaggtggcgccttgacattgcggctccgaccacggtccacctgtgcgaagtcagaaaatgcaggcatcccatttcatagtgatttcattatggcgtgtgctatttacagctgcactagacgaccataaaataatcctcctcagaagtttttcggtagccgagtcatttttactatttcctttagcctacttaaccaaataattagttggcagaaagcgtaatcagcttgctatatttggtagtccagtagcctatgctaaaacagttcgcaacttcggctaccaagccatttgactagctagctaaccctaaactgcaaatattaaatctgtcaaacgtgtttgacggcttgtcagtcgtgtacattccgtaaatgtctacctgggccatgcttcacgcatgtgacaaagctactataattccgattttgggataaacactgcaaaattttcagtttcacgaagcgaattaagagtcttaaggtttatttgctgaatagcatacaacacacgatgaaatcacacacacagaatttaacgaaattaaccatctttgtaagactggcatttaggaaggaacatgtttttagcatttaagagatcgacaagagcatttagacagtggttctcagaatcggtcctgggggctccttgcgtatattggcttttctccattggttttgataataaaaataaaagtctaataacaattagaaattcaatgtaggctacattatttttgtcttcatgcaccaggtggaaaacttgctgtacaaagtgtgttgtcatatttacacgtcTGCAGATCAGTtaagatttgttaatcaccgctgacaatgttaatttttattcggtagaaagtgacttgcgaacgatcggtcagctagtgtcacccagcaagtgaacaaacgatgatggagtagctagtagcagttactggctcattaactgactgtgacAAAAACCtgcgacgataacttgctcggttaacagcaggtctaccagacagttattaGAAAatgagcctagtcaaatcaccagtagcctacacatctctgattgattgaccatcagtgtagtcaatgttcttcccctgtggttcatattgctaatgcgtgagctaaccacggatagcctacctagctcactggcaagctgatatgctagttaagcatattcgttttgctgagaaacataaattgaagataactgaacataattgtattattaatgccatacatataacgtgattacatgacacagtacagtcacggatggaaattaaactccgtaaacatttgataatatatttcaaaacataacggcagacagtcagctagcctcaagttcgttctgcaatcgttcgttcaggttgatgggcttttctgcaccggactgtcaatcacattatAAAAACCACAAGACCGcataactctatggttttggctccaaatcgacaacatggccgcgcccaccattgagcttcaaaacgtgttttagagacccacggagagtcaatgggtgacgtcacagtagctttgtccatattttttacagtctctgggacTAAGCcaagaaggtataccttagctaaggaggcgctgggaaacagctcaagacctaaaggaagaccttaaagtaataatctcgaagattttcattaaaataaatgtctgttaagtcactatctatcgccgaattaggtaaaacaatggtgattgagcctattattatattaatttatattattattattattataatttatgataaagaactgggtgtctgtggcgacattcccgggaaaaaatcacaagcggcgcatagttagtgacgcgttttccatcacccatcagtggttggtccgccaaagagggtaggcggagctaacggaacaggctcgctcttgaactcacttgtgtgtgagcggcgtactgttttttctggtgtctgATAGCGttacagagaagggggggggggggggtggtggtggttatggaaccctaataagtttttgtgtaacatgagaggtcatattatttgttgatgtagattttgtattacattttatgacaatgtaacgttactaaattacatggctaacgctagctaccggaccatgtcaagaaagataacattagtttagacaacgttgcgcacagtatccatctctcatatcaggtaacattgcgttagatagctagctaatgtaattaacacaatctaaggtcagctaacaattataaaaaaacgctagctaacgctaccgaccggtaccgacctcgcaaaccgtctctcgaatgcagtGTTCCCTTGCTGCAAcattgcagtgtagctaaccagttaaggccagttcagatcaatgatttgcaacgagactggatgcaacttgcaaaattccaagacgtctgattgtaaacgttctaaaactgcacttggcgatttgacaaggtgggtcttttgagaccccagggcaggcaacggctctgctactaaccagttcTCATtgctgcagttttctctgcaacattctaaaaccgtttcatctcgttgcaaatcattgatctgaactggccttaacgttaccgttatttacattgccgtcaagttcatcaatatattataatgatcggaataaagccagcgtataggtggagcagagccgggtctgatttctgtgtaaagatgtcaagccggagaaaactaaataaaagaatacggcagtatggattagcgttgttattattttattacgcttcctcacatgttccttcagccttgattccctttttttgatgaaatttcctttgtttttgttttattcgtcttgttctgattgctaatttaacacccagctcagctttattctcgaacagtttagctagcaaaaccggaaacaccaggggtaacactttgcaaggcagttgtttcaaaaatataacacaacaatcattcacgaaaaagactgtttattgtgcacaagatacataattgcacgagccacagcgaatcccgcaaattctccTCTGCAGTGTGAAGATGTTCATACTGGGCAAaaggataaagaacgtttgtggaaattgatcatcactaattctaccccaggtctgctacagcattttaacctggctcggcagtgtaaagacagtttaagttagcctaatgttagacaacgaatgagtatgtacataacgctACTTTTATAacagccattttttattcaataaatagtaggctaagtgttatagttggcgtggcccaggtgccaactgacgtcacacaggtgaCATTGGTTGGATCcagttggatctatgggaagtgaggtccaaaaacacacctgcaattaccgcttctcgccattggtaccgccaaagaggaCAAAACataaatctttgagattgtaactttatgGTATACCTTATGAcacacgtagcgctaaggagactctgggaaacgcagcccagagCAAAGGAGCCTCTCTTTGCAGTGTGTAGGGAACAAATGAGTCATCATGGCCTTCAGCTCAGTGTCAGCTACAGTTCTGTGGCATTTTCACCAGTTTCAGTTTCACCTGCATCAGCTTCAGCTTCATAGTTGTCTCAGCTTCAGCTCTGTTTTGGCTGCTACCTACCTCTCTTTCAGCTTCAGTTTTTCTGTTGTATTGCAGTActgtgtgggtggagggggccATTTCCCTGAAGCTGCACCACGTCAGTGTGGGGATTTTGCTGCGTTCGACTGGAATGGCTATGGAACCAAAACAGAATGGAGTTCCTCTCTGGATATGATTGAGTCTGCCATGCTGCTGTTTTACCGCTGAAGAGACGCCATTTCTCCCCGTCACtcttcattgttattattacattgcaGCAAATCTCTTTCTCCTATCTTTGCTTAATTACAGGTCAAAAGGGGTTCTCTGTTATTTAGGCTTTTACAGAGAAAGCAGGATACTACTTCATCTTTTAACTGTTTTAGCAGGTTTAAGTGATGTGTAATCcactttgttctgtttttcatatttcagaatatAAAATTTGTGTTGGGCAGTACAATtgtaaaaactgaataaatatatgaTATTATGCAACACTTACGTTTTCACGTTTTCCTTTTAATGTAAGTTCATGGGTGATAAAAACTGATACTGAATTTTCCATAATGGAAATGTGAAGCAGCTTTGCTTAAACCAGAAATGTTCATTCATAATAAACAAATGACCTCCTTTCAGTGGAAGACTTCCTTTTCACCCCCTAAACACAATTTCGCATGTGAATTTAATCccaagtgctttacagtgaataattataataaagagGAATTATTTATGACGTGTGAAAGCTTCTCAGAGGGTAAGGTTGGGAGGGTAAGAATTTGGCATCGCACCAAACAGTGGcggctgctgagctgaaaactgAGGAGGCA is a window from the Anguilla anguilla isolate fAngAng1 chromosome 14, fAngAng1.pri, whole genome shotgun sequence genome containing:
- the LOC118213048 gene encoding intelectin-like gives rise to the protein MWCSCNKRMFNPACIILFSEDQSSIAGISGFQDVPQEEIHLYFSKFGPAAVKASVSGVVDTDLFWDSMQEQLPQLSRLAKRYKDCVTNSADVERSNSIYKLVLSSRRRLLSEANIKALVFPYFNLKVQCATDSDGEDDNGIYCIIIYSCIFSSCFAVDSLYIVEDPVNNPEADRLLNKIRYVARSCKELKEKYEVHDDGLYYLTTTNGILYEAFCDMTTAGGGWTLVASVHENNLYGKCTLGDRWSSQQGSNPNLPEGDGTWSNKVTFGSPEAATSDDYKNPGYYDITAEDVSVWHVRNNAEMKEWIAKSILRYHTETSFLTLQGGNLYQLFKRYPVRFNAGACNTDKGPTVPIVYDFGNGETTANLYGPNARGEFTAGFITFRVFNNERAAMAICSGVSPRGCNTETYCVGGGGHFPEAAPRQCGDFAAFDWNGYGTKTEWSSSLDMIESAMLLFYR